One Micromonospora sp. WMMD1120 genomic region harbors:
- a CDS encoding DUF6036 family nucleotidyltransferase, with protein MGRAELVRAFAHLGDRLVRRGVVADIFIVGGAAMALAYDAKRVTRDVDAMFVPHGVVLDEARAAADELGLPPWWLNEQASVYVSGKDDPGKRRVFDHPGLRVMAASPEHIFAMKALAARTRDVDDLRTLAALAKVTTVDDAIRLCADFYPDEAISPRAMGVIRELFG; from the coding sequence ATGGGGCGCGCGGAACTCGTACGCGCGTTCGCTCACCTGGGCGACCGGCTTGTCCGCCGCGGAGTCGTCGCTGACATCTTCATTGTGGGTGGTGCCGCAATGGCGCTCGCCTACGACGCGAAACGGGTCACCCGGGACGTCGACGCGATGTTCGTCCCGCACGGAGTCGTCCTCGATGAGGCGCGTGCAGCGGCCGACGAACTGGGCCTACCGCCGTGGTGGCTCAACGAGCAGGCCAGCGTGTATGTCTCCGGCAAGGACGACCCGGGCAAGCGGCGAGTCTTCGATCACCCTGGCCTGCGCGTGATGGCTGCTTCGCCGGAGCACATCTTCGCGATGAAAGCGCTCGCGGCGCGAACCCGCGACGTGGACGACCTTCGCACCCTGGCGGCGCTGGCCAAGGTAACGACGGTGGACGACGCTATACGTCTGTGCGCCGACTTTTACCCCGACGAAGCGATCTCGCCACGAGCAATGGGAGTTATCCGCGAACTTTTCGGATGA
- a CDS encoding AAA domain-containing protein — MHVIELLRSETGVVVQGPPGTGKTHTIANLVSALLARGQRVLVTSQKDQALRELRAKVPASLRDLCMLMTDGRNAALEVGSGLRRVS; from the coding sequence ATGCATGTCATCGAGCTGCTTCGTTCGGAAACGGGTGTCGTAGTTCAGGGGCCTCCCGGGACCGGCAAGACGCACACGATCGCCAACCTGGTGTCGGCGCTGCTGGCTCGCGGTCAGCGGGTGCTCGTCACCAGCCAAAAGGATCAGGCGCTGCGTGAGCTTCGCGCGAAGGTACCGGCGTCGTTGCGTGACCTGTGCATGTTGATGACCGACGGTAGGAACGCCGCCCTCGAGGTCGGCTCGGGTCTAAGGCGTGTTTCATAA
- a CDS encoding IS5 family transposase, which translates to MATLAVTRRHDLTDAQWQRLAALLPVASAKGRPPKWEKRQLIDGIRWRIRIGSPWRDVPAEYGPWQTLYGLFRRWQRDGTWDKILAASQATADAQDRITWTISVDSMTSRAHQHAAGARRNPHLQKEPPGGVHDEPADHALGRSRGGLTTKTHLACEQGQKVLSMVVTAGHRGDSPQFIPVLRRIRVTRLGAGRPRTSPDLVLADKAYTSRGNRAYLRKRGIKACIPSKTDQDAHRKAKGSRGGRPPKFDRDLYRMRHAVENGIARLKRHRGVATRYDKLAVRFQAVLTITIICEWL; encoded by the coding sequence GTGGCCACCTTAGCGGTGACGAGGCGGCACGACCTGACCGACGCTCAGTGGCAGCGGCTCGCCGCGCTGCTGCCTGTCGCGTCGGCGAAGGGTCGTCCGCCGAAGTGGGAGAAACGGCAGCTCATCGACGGGATCAGGTGGCGGATCCGGATCGGGTCGCCCTGGCGTGACGTCCCGGCCGAGTACGGACCATGGCAGACGCTCTACGGCCTGTTCCGTCGCTGGCAGCGCGATGGGACCTGGGACAAGATCCTGGCCGCGTCACAGGCCACCGCAGACGCGCAAGACCGGATCACCTGGACGATCAGCGTGGACTCGATGACCAGCCGCGCCCATCAACACGCCGCGGGCGCCCGTAGGAACCCTCACCTGCAGAAAGAGCCGCCCGGCGGCGTGCACGACGAACCCGCTGATCACGCTCTCGGACGATCTCGCGGCGGTCTGACCACCAAGACGCATCTGGCCTGTGAGCAGGGCCAGAAGGTCTTATCAATGGTCGTGACCGCCGGACACCGGGGTGACAGCCCTCAGTTCATCCCGGTCCTGCGCCGGATCAGGGTGACCCGACTCGGAGCAGGCCGGCCCCGCACCAGCCCCGACCTCGTCCTGGCCGACAAGGCCTACACCAGCCGCGGCAACCGCGCCTACCTGCGCAAGCGTGGCATCAAGGCGTGCATCCCGAGCAAGACCGACCAGGACGCCCACCGCAAAGCCAAGGGCAGCCGCGGCGGACGCCCGCCGAAGTTCGACCGAGACCTTTACCGGATGCGACATGCCGTTGAGAACGGCATCGCCCGACTCAAGCGCCACCGCGGCGTGGCCACCCGCTACGACAAGCTGGCCGTCCGGTTCCAAGCCGTCCTGACCATCACCATCATCTGCGAGTGGCTCTGA
- a CDS encoding IS701 family transposase: MDRLHARIGPRFRRSEPRRRARQYLCGLVSGLGRKNGWTLAEQAGDVSPDGMQRLLRWADWDVDAVRDDVRDYVVEHLGDPAGVLIVDDTGFLKKGTRSAGVQRQYSGTAGRTENCQVGVFLAYRSSKGHALIDRQLYLPASWTDDRDRCRAAGIPDEVEFATKVQMARQMLVRALDAGVPVGWVTMDEAYGQSKSLRLWLEHRDVGYVVATRRNDDMITTSMGITRADKLIAALPARAWCRLSAGAGAHGPREYWWARVPVRIGWQPGRGHWLLARRSITTGEIAYYVCYGPRRTRLVDLARIAGARWAVEECFQQAKNEAGLDEYQVRDWRAWYAHITLSMAAHAWLSVARSLATKGDPVPATA, translated from the coding sequence TTGGACCGGTTGCACGCGCGGATCGGGCCTCGGTTTCGTCGGTCGGAGCCGCGGCGGCGGGCGCGTCAGTACCTGTGCGGGCTGGTGTCGGGTCTGGGTCGCAAGAACGGCTGGACTCTGGCTGAGCAGGCCGGGGATGTGTCGCCGGACGGGATGCAGCGGTTGTTGCGGTGGGCGGACTGGGATGTCGACGCCGTCCGCGACGATGTGCGGGACTACGTGGTCGAGCACCTCGGCGATCCGGCCGGTGTGCTGATCGTCGACGACACCGGCTTCCTGAAGAAGGGCACGCGGTCGGCCGGGGTGCAACGCCAGTACTCCGGCACCGCGGGGCGGACGGAGAACTGCCAGGTCGGGGTGTTCCTGGCCTATCGCTCCAGCAAGGGCCATGCGTTGATCGATCGGCAGCTCTACCTTCCGGCGTCGTGGACCGATGACCGGGACCGGTGCCGGGCCGCCGGAATCCCCGACGAGGTGGAGTTCGCCACGAAGGTGCAGATGGCCCGCCAGATGCTGGTCCGTGCGTTGGACGCCGGGGTGCCGGTGGGGTGGGTAACCATGGACGAGGCATACGGTCAGTCGAAGTCGCTGCGGTTGTGGTTGGAACACCGGGATGTGGGTTATGTGGTCGCGACCCGCCGCAACGACGACATGATCACCACGTCGATGGGCATCACCCGCGCGGACAAGCTGATCGCGGCCCTGCCGGCTCGGGCGTGGTGCCGGCTGTCCGCCGGCGCTGGCGCCCACGGCCCCCGTGAGTACTGGTGGGCGCGGGTGCCGGTGCGCATCGGCTGGCAGCCCGGTCGCGGGCACTGGCTGCTGGCTCGACGCAGCATCACCACCGGCGAGATCGCTTACTACGTCTGCTACGGACCCCGTCGCACCCGCCTGGTCGACCTCGCCCGCATCGCCGGCGCCCGCTGGGCGGTCGAGGAGTGCTTCCAACAGGCCAAGAACGAAGCCGGCCTCGACGAATACCAGGTCCGCGACTGGCGAGCCTGGTACGCCCACATCACCCTGTCCATGGCCGCCCACGCCTGGCTGTCCGTCGCCCGATCCCTTGCCACAAAAGGGGATCCAGTCCCGGCGACGGCATGA
- a CDS encoding IS982 family transposase, producing MTTDLNTLLTALYVKIDDWLGRQSRPGRPPRLSDAELLTLAVAQALLGVRSEARWLRFVPGHLPGAFPYLPGQSGYNKRLRAALPLLKRAIRVVAADTDLWTDATWVVDSTPVECGRSRPTVKRSDLAGWAGYGYCASHSRFFWGLRLHLICTPAGLPITWALATPKVDERQVLMAVLDHDPDLIAERPGLLIVADKGYVSAELDRWLTERGVRLLRPSYRNRVPRSDEHLLKPIRQLIESVNDTLKGQLDLELHGGRSIEGVAARVAQRLLAMTAAIWHNRTTGQPVTRSLIAYDH from the coding sequence GTGACGACCGACCTCAACACCCTTCTGACCGCACTTTACGTGAAGATCGACGATTGGCTCGGGCGGCAGAGTAGGCCCGGGCGGCCACCCAGGCTGTCCGACGCGGAACTGCTCACCCTGGCCGTGGCTCAGGCCCTGCTCGGCGTGCGGTCCGAAGCCCGCTGGTTGCGGTTCGTCCCCGGGCATCTGCCTGGGGCGTTTCCGTACCTGCCCGGGCAGTCCGGCTACAACAAGCGGTTGCGTGCGGCGTTGCCGCTGCTCAAGCGAGCGATCCGCGTGGTCGCGGCGGACACCGACCTGTGGACCGACGCCACCTGGGTGGTCGACTCGACGCCGGTCGAGTGCGGCCGGTCCAGGCCGACGGTGAAACGCTCGGACCTGGCCGGGTGGGCCGGGTACGGCTACTGCGCCTCGCACTCGCGGTTCTTCTGGGGACTGCGGCTGCATCTGATCTGCACCCCGGCCGGCTTGCCGATCACCTGGGCCCTCGCGACACCGAAAGTCGACGAACGTCAGGTCTTGATGGCTGTCCTTGACCACGACCCCGACCTCATAGCCGAGCGTCCAGGACTGCTGATCGTCGCGGACAAGGGATACGTGTCCGCGGAGCTCGACCGGTGGCTGACAGAGCGTGGGGTGCGGTTACTACGGCCGTCGTATCGCAACCGCGTCCCACGCTCGGACGAGCACTTACTGAAACCGATCCGGCAGCTCATCGAGTCCGTCAACGACACGTTGAAGGGCCAACTCGACCTCGAACTGCACGGCGGACGCAGCATCGAAGGCGTCGCGGCACGCGTCGCGCAACGCCTCCTCGCGATGACCGCCGCGATCTGGCACAACCGGACCACCGGCCAACCCGTGACCAGGTCCCTGATCGCCTACGACCACTGA